In Polyodon spathula isolate WHYD16114869_AA chromosome 11, ASM1765450v1, whole genome shotgun sequence, one genomic interval encodes:
- the LOC121322984 gene encoding ras-related protein Rab-17-like, whose translation MSSKRISKRGRAASGNVQLERKTQKAKMVLLGSSGVGKSSLALRFTRDEFKSTVPTVGCAYLTQMVCLHESTLRFEIWDTAGQEKYHSVTPLYYRGANTALVVYDITNRDTFVRAQCWLQELERQYIAGETVVALVGNKADLSDLRQVEQQVCLCQPPVPAACFFEYF comes from the exons ATGTCAAGTAAGAGAATTAGCAAACGAGGGAGGGCGGCCTCAGGGAATGTGCAGCTTGAGAGGAAGACCCAGAAGGCCAAGATGGTTCTGTTGGGAAGCAGTGGAGTTGGGAAGTCCAGCCTGGCTCTTCGCTTCACTAGGGATGAGTTCAAGAGCACCGTACCCACCGTGGGAT GTGCCTACCTGACCCAGATGGTGTGTTTACATGAGAGCACCTTGAGGTTTGAGATATGGGACACCGCTGGTCAGGAGAAGTACCACAGTGTCACCCCGCTGTACTACCGGGGGGCAAACACAGCCCTCGTGGTGTACGACATCACCAACAGG GACACTTTTGTCCGAGCTCAGTGCTGGTTGCAGGAGTTGGAGAGACAGTATATTGCAGGAGAGACAGTGGTTGCCCTGGTGGGGAATAAAGCAGATCTCTCAGATTTACGCCAGGTGGAGCAGCAGGTATGTTTGTGCCAACCTCCAGTACCTGCTGCATGCTTCTTTGAGTACTTCTGA